A stretch of DNA from Cryptomeria japonica chromosome 4, Sugi_1.0, whole genome shotgun sequence:
CAAATCTAATGTGGATTTTAGACAATATTTTAATATGGTTCTAAACCAATTATTATAATAATGTATTGTATAACTGTTAATTTAGTATTTAGAAACCTCAATAATGGCTTGAACAAATGGCAATTTGAAGATGGTGTAGCTTTTGAAACCTGCTTTCatgataatttttttgaattccatCTTTGTTCTCTCTTTTCCACCAGTGAATAACATCATTGTCATATCGAGTGCTAATCCCACATCCCTTAGACATTTTTCTTGTTCATCTTCATCGTTTTCAGTTTCCACAACAAGAGCATCCACAATCACAACTTTCCCATTATTTGGGATGGCCTCATAGCACCTTTTCAATATTCTTACACAATCGTCATCATCCCAATCATGCAAAATCCACTGCAACAACATTTTGTGTTTAATTTAGATTGAGATATTAGATAGAATAAATACGCCTTCACATAAAATAAATTGCTagtaaaatattataaattttcaaaagatattcaataagattaattgtaccTTCATAAAAATTGTATCGGCTGAAGGAATATGCTCAAACATGTTGCCACTCACATGCTCTACTCCTACAAATTAACTCATAGAATAAAAGTTATATGTTAAATAAACAACCAAATAGACATATCATCACCATAATATGGTAAAACATTgggcaaaaaaaaatcatataaaaactCAAAGTTAAACTATGTTTTCTTTTTAAATCACTGCCTAATACTATAATAAAATGTAATAAATAACTATAAATCCCAACATTATAAAATGTAAAAAAAAGAGATTATGAAAGTTTTAACTACTTTGTTTCAAAACAAAAGGAGCAACTACAATGCACAGAATTAGAGGGTGCTTCACTAAAGCTGTTTGTCTATTATAGAATAATGGGCTAAGATCAATCATACCAGGAATAGAAGGTGCAGTAGCGATGACATGAGGCAGATCAAAATTAATTCCTCTAATATGTTTGTAATTCTCCACAATGATAGACAAGGCAGATCCCACACCTCCAGCTACATCAACCAAAGAAGTTATCTTCTTAAAACCCTCCTCATAAACCTTCACAACAGATGCCATCACAGCACGAGTGTCACAAGACATGCCCTCGTTAAATGTCTTGTTCAATTCAGGATTGTTTGCAGCATAGTCCCAAGCACTCATACCAAAAGCCTTATCGAAGGCACTGCCACCTTCTAACACAGACTCATGTAGATGCAGCCATCCTTGGAAGGGAAGATTGCTGGTGGCTCCCAACAAAAATGGAACATAATTTAGCATGGACACACCACCTTCACTTGTTTCTTTAACAAGCAATCTAGAAAGGCCTGTAAGGCCATATCTAGATTGCTTGAAGTCCTCCTGGTGCGGGATCTCACTAAAGATTTTGTGGGAGGCTAGAAATCTCAGAAGACGAAACAGATATTCTATGTGAGGTGGGCTTTCAGTGGAGGCTGAAATATGGGCAGCAATTTCTTCTAGGGTAAGAGAGCCTGAGGCCTGGGCAATTATGTCCGGAATATTCAGCAAAACAGCAGCTCTGAGAGCCATGGGCTTCGCTGAGCCGAGCATTATCTCATACAGTTTTAGCTTCGATAACAAAGTCTCGTGCTGGGCTTCTTGCTCATAAATTTGGGCAGGCTGGCGAATTGAAATTGCAGAAGCCATGGTAAATAGTGGAGAGGAGGGAATATATGTGAATTTGTGGATATTGGTGGAGAATGGGAAATAAGAGCAACTATTTATAATGATTCCCAACTTTTAATTCCGGTTATGACGACTCCCAACTTCTAACTGCAGTTAGAGTTAGTGAAATTTAGTGCCAGAAAGATACAAAGCAGCAGATACCATTCTAGATAAAGATGAAAAAACGTTCATGGGGACTTTCAGGCTGTTTCACGTAACTCGAAAAACAATGCTCTGCACAGGGGACAGAAATAAAACCGTTTTCATCGGAAATAAAGATACCGGACAAATAAACTATTAAATCATTTGATTAATATATCCTTTttccaataaaaaataaaaagaaaaataaactgTCAATCAATGGGGTCACTTGCAGTCTGATTGCATTTTACCAATAGAAAATAAAACTGttaatcaattaattcatcttgCGATCTGTTTTGACTGGGTACATCAGAATGTGCCTTTGATTGTATTTACTCGCAGCTCTTTTGACTGTATCTCTTTGTTTGTTCTTTTATCATCTGAATTCTGAAATCTTTCTCCAGATTCAAATATCACGTGCAAAAAGTTGGAGATTGTAATCCCAACTTCTACTCAATTCAGACAACTCAATATTCTCCGTATCTTCAATCAGATCTGCAGACATCAAAGATTGCAAATATTAAAGAAGATTTTTCTTTGATCCAAAGGGATTTGCATTGCATTTTACTTCTCCAACCTGCCCACCGTCGACTGTCCTATCAGCAAGTTTCACATGCattgtaaaatattattttatgttttatctTTCTGTACTCCACCGTATGTTATTGCATTTCTATATTTTGTATCGAGTAAGCAAGGGCAGATGTAATGTTCTCTGTTGATGAATATAAAGTTTAATGTTTGTTCTCTTTTATTATTGCTTCCCATTGAATCCTTCACAAAACTTAAAATCAGATTTTACGGAGTATATAGAACCTTCTAAATACTTTCTTCTTCTGCTTTCACATTTTTTATGACTAAACCCATTGCCTTTTTCTTTTTTATAAATAACTCAACCATATATCTTGACCTTCTGTTGCACACATCTGCCCTTGCTTACTCCATATTTGTGCATGGATGATGTTAGAATCACGCTTCTTTGTATCCAACCATCTCAGGTagggagtatatatatatatatcttttttcttATAATTATTATCACAAAATGGATATCTGTTTTTAGTTGTAAAGTTCATATatttgtttttggttttaaaaagtACATATCTATTTATAATAgatattttttttgcttttgtttttacCAATGACAAATGTATTTTACGATTTTGGCTAGGTCAAAAATGTGGTTTTTCCCCTATCATCACTATTTAACTCACTATGATCATGCAATGACCTTTATATTCATAACATAATGGAACCCACTTAGGCTTTGCGGAGCTTGAATTGTAGGAAATTGATGGTCAAAATGAGTTTTTACATCGACCAATCTCCCAATGTCTTTAAGCATGAGATGTGGCTAATCTTTAGAAGGTACCCAAGAATCAATTGGAGGAACTAGAACAAGTAACATAAACAAGTATCTATGAAAAGTATTGTAATCATATCAAAAGCATATTGATACCTAATGGCATTGTTAAGTCAAGGATGTACACATCTAAAAAACCAAGTTGTTTGTCACTTATTTAACACATTATTTAAAACTCGTATTCATTTTGTGTCACACTAATCACTTGCCTTGTGACATTTGATCTTTGAAGCACAAAAGTATTATGAAGAAATAGGTTTGTGAAGAAAAATGTGATGTTTAACATGTGGTGATGATTTGATCTCTCCTATTCATTCTatgtgaaaatagatataaaaacCATTTCACTTATGAAATCAATAATACCTAGTATTCATTCAATACTAACTTAATAATCTTGTCaagaaaattgtcaaaaaataaattaacacaAAATTAAAACCACCAAatatgttaggattaaggtgcctcaaccttaggaGCCCCAtggagattatttaatcaattaatggTCTTTTgtgctgattttatttatttaatggaataTTTTAAGTTTCCAAAGTGCAAAGCTTAATTGTGGGGCCCGATGGCAAGTTGGGTGCAACAAGCATTGAGGTGAAAGGAAATTGTGAAACTTGGCACAAGGAGggaacttggaaaataaaatttcTTAGGAGCTCTTCAAAAGCCCCTCCTTGTGACAAATGGATACATAGTTTGTTTTCCTTTTTTGTGCACAGATTTGGAAAGATTCTCAGTGGGACCAAATCTTCCACTCATATAGGCTTGGAGTAAAATGGAAAGTTTCAAATTGGAAAAAGGCTAGTTTATTTCATCATAGATGACTTTTATTtatggaataaataatgtttgtattaaatattatttatgcaagATTTATGCAAAAGGTAGTTTCTATATACATTCGCagatacattgaatgtggacaCTTTTGAGAGACTGTTGTTTTTGCATTGTAAGCTCTATAAATATAAGATTTGCTAGAGGAGTTCATTTTTATTtatggaataaataatgtttgtattaaatattatttatgcagGATTTATGCAAAAGGTAGTTTTGTTGACGACTGTTTTGACACACTCGCCAACAGTcaagtagccaatgtgaacactcaccacctctcctgaaaagtaataaGTTCTagggaactaatcactccaaggtctctatagtcgggtctcgacggtgatggccagcccaatggttgatgtggttgtacctattaaggggtCTGCTGGTTAAAATTAAATCCCACTGATCTTTAATAACTTAACTTCCtctcttttttgtatttttatggtttaagattctctggaaaataaaattgtgaaagataaggaaacaagaaaacaacaatgaaaccaattcaataacaacttaacaagATACTCAATTAATTCCCTACAATTCAAAAATTATCAGATGTtatccaaattagcattcaacaacggacctccagtaaacctgcaaaatcGTCAACTTCAcagacttatggaaataaaatcaccaATAATATCGTctaccacaataattctcatacaccacttacatgcacaatatgattcataaagcaataaatagaagatcaaaccacgttgctaattccaaataatagacgttactAGATCACAACGAATAAATTCCTAGAGTATATGCATAGATcaagcaatctacaagctgcttcttgtattaatttcaaagaatgtgtaacaaaaataactcaaattcataacaatctacaaaataatctaaaatttctaagtgggcctcaaattatcaatttgtggacccctacaaatgaatcaaacttctcaatttatagaattttctaccctactttctaggaaataaatctaatctaaattaagaactcaacaCTAGGAGTCAcaattaacttgcaagtttctgcctctagAGCCCAGTTAACTACTACAAAACAAAGGTTTAGTGAGCACTACGAAGAGCATGCTGTATGAGCCAAGCTTTCGTAGTCATGCAGAATTTTGTTCAAAACTAGAACAGGAGTTGGAAATGCCATTGGAATGCCAGTGGAGAAGTCATGCTAAATCTCTTCTCATAAATCCTTCTATCTTTAGAAACTataggttcatcttctacttccttttataagatttataattattaataatacatGCAACTTCTTcagcaggaggatcaacaacatgcttgattctaaatttatactttttcaaaatttcctttgccttctctcttttcttttccaATTCCCCTATTGTTTATGTTGCCTCTTGACATTGGGTGATCAGATACATGTATATGTCTATCAGTGTGACATCAAATTGAGCCAGAGGTTGTAAATGTTGGGCCTCGTATACATCCTACTAACTCAATACTTTCTCTTCCTCCATGACCCCTGTATCAATGATCCCTAATCCAAAAATTCCAAGTAGATGCTTTACAAAATCCTCATATTTCAAAATTACCTTAAGGAGAGGAACTCGGATGTCTGCCACATCCTTTACATACTGTTGAAGCATCTCAATCTTCGgctccaaaatgtatgtgtaagactACAAGTTTTTACAACTATCACCACCCAATACgtcctcctccattattacctcttctcctaaatacaaaaatttattcaaaatccgGAATTGTTTACTAAACATTTTGAGCTTCCGCTCCCATTGCTGAGAAGCAGAAGCTAATGCTCCTCCCACCTGTACGGCCTCCTTATACTCCTTCATAGTATtctgcaaaaataatctaatttttgaAGCATTTATTTGGGCCCACGATTTTTTTGTAGCAGCTACCTGTCTTACCTCCATTAATGCTTTTACCTCTCCCTCTCGGAGTGATGAGGTTGATGGTAGATTATCATTCCTGCAAGTATCTAATGGCTTGCCCATCTCTATTAGCAGTTGTTTATACTACTCTAGTTGTGTTTTAAGCTCTATGTGGGAGGTATTTTCTTTCTCTATTCGTCCCCTGATGACACTGGTGGAAAGTTCCAATgtatctaactctccccactttgtttgctTGTCCAATTTTACTTGAGACACTTGGTATTTCAGGAATGTTTGACCCTCTATGTGAAGTGGAACTGCCACATCCGCAACCACTTCCCCGAAGCCTATTCTTGACAAATGATGTACAACTTTAGGTTTCTTGACCTTTCTTGGCTCCTCcatgattgcttgttgtagagtaactTTAGGTAACTctacctttctcttcttcttctcaaaagtaaATTCAAGCCACTGtggtatatctttatctttctcgccttgatgtgacactatgtcaACAGTTACAATATGAACATCTACCTGTTCCTCTGCTTCATCCCTCTCCTTCACCTTTGTCTGTTTAGGATCTTGAGGTGAAGCAACTTGGCAGGCCAGATTAGTTTGGAGAGCAATATTAACATTCAGTTGATGTTGCTTGTGCAACTCTCCCAACTTATCATTGACCTCCTCTCCAAATGTCCTTCCCTCCTTATCTGTTTCGGTCGTACCCTGCCCGAGAGCTATATCCTCAAGGAGGTCTTCTTGATCTTGAAGGGTTAAGATTAATCTTTCATTCAAAAAATATTCCGCCTCATTTCGTTCTTTCTCCCCTCACATTAATTGTTTCTCTTCTCCCTGTTCTTCTTCTTGATTTGAGAGTCTCAATATTTCTGATAATTATATTCTCAATAGTAGGCCTAAATTCCTATATCCCAAGCTTCCCTATGGTTGTATCAACAGGTGGTGGTATGGGGGCATTGGTAACTAGAACTTGTGTTGTAGATGTTGGAGAAGGCTAAGTGGGCACATCTTCATCTGTTTatgttcttcttctttctcttgagCACCTCCTCCTACAACTTGCCCTATAGTTGTCCTTGGCGAAAGGAATTCAATGAGTGGCACTACTCCTAATCCATCCATTACTCCCAAGTCTGCAGCCTTCTTCAATAACTCAGACTTCCTCATTTTTTCATGAAGCTTTTTCATTAAGTCTTCGGTGCTATCTTGGGAGCCCACTGCTTCATCAAGGTCAGTAGATGTATTCTTCCTTGAACTCGATCTTGTTTTccaagcatactccttataaccccttgattggggtacCCCTAAGGTAGACTCTTTTTGCTTCCCCTTTGAAGCACTCGGCCTAACCCTTTGACTTAGCCACTGTTTGGTCCTGTTGATGACCACTTGGCAGACCTTTTCTATATTCACATCCTCATTTGAGGACCACCTTAatggggagaggggccttttatcaatttctttctctTTGTATGCAACATCTAGTAAGTCACCCTCATCCCTCAGGTCCTTAGGGAGATTAGTCTCAATTTCAAAATCCCTTATTTGGGGTATTGATAACATGTTTTATTTCTTCTCTCTTacttcaaaactgtcttggaggtttTCCCAAAAATCCTCGAGTCTAGGCTTATGCCCCTCATACGCCTTAGGCATAGTTTGCTTGAGTTTcctgtagggatcataaaattccctagcataatcaaattattttaaattcaaatcctAGAGCTCTTGCTCCACCAACTTTTCCACCTGGATCTTTGAGCAAGAGAAATACCTAATAGATACTGAAAAGTCAATCCTTGTTTTGTGCTTGGATGACAGGAGGGATTGGAGGCCTAGCAGTTGCCTGGCATATTCTAATAAGATGATCCGATCATTGCAGTACCTTGGCAGCAGCATTAGGCTTCATGTAAACCCATTGACCCTTATGTAGgtggagcatgggttttggataaaccaacatgcccactcttggatgatagccatggcctctggGCTAATCCTGTATCCTGTATCTCCTGTCAGTTTAATAGTTACAggaaaaaggaaggcatcattgctCCTTTTAAAATGCACCTTTGTATTGGTgagggggagttgggaataatattcccataccttcttaTGGCCTTCTTCATCCCCTAGTTAACCTTAAACCTGTAGGCCTACAAATTTGTCAGCTCTTGCagccacccagatgacataagagGTAAAGAAGAACTTCTTGGTCCGGTGGACCTCTTTCATCTATCTACATATGTTGTCTAAAAGGATCTAAATTGTTTCCCTATGAGGATGGTTGTCATGAATTGGAGCATCCATGGGTGAAAGTGTTTGCAATCGGTCTTGCCAAAGGTCTTTCTCAACATGATGATCAGGTCTCTCTGAGGCTCTTTGAAGTATGTCCTCAGTATCTCTATGGCCTTTAgacctattttcctttctttctccaaccaattttcattcatgtgcctcttgttCAAGGTCACATTGTCACTCCATACATTCAAGGCTtcctcttcagttgagaggaatatctcGTCTCTGGTTGGGATTCTGAAGACAAATCCCAACATATCAGGGGACAAATCTATCACTATCTTACCCCGTGCGTGTGTGCATTTTCTGGTGCTAGGGTCACAGAATCGGATAGTTTTCATTATAAACTCTAGAGCCCACACCGACTGTGGGAAGATGGTAGCCTCTACTAGGCCTGATCTCTTTATCCTTCTTTTTGGGGCTTCCAACCTTGGTTTGTCTAATTAGGTTTTAATGTCTTCAATTTTGATGTGCCTGATCTTAGTATCAGTAACCCATTTAATTTGATCATCCAGTTTTGAAGCATAAACGTGCCCTtggtaatggtacttcatggttgtCGAAAGTCGATCAATGTCCTTACCTCTCTTgctggaagttgggtccatctagTTGCTTGATTTTGCAAGAAGGAAACAAGTGCTAGTACCTtatacaaaacattaaaaaaaaaaccgtcattcacctcgggactccggggttccagggTGGGGTAAGTGCACcgagatggtgaacagaaaagtggccacatgccaaaaaaaaaaaaattcttaacccatgcgggttctaaaatttcaaaaacatgctaggcttggtaacactaagcctagagaaaaaacaattaaaaaaaccaaaagttcctcaaaacccatacaggttttgaagagcattttttttaaataaaaaaatttaaagtttctcaaaacctgtGGAACAGCAACAAGGAGAAGCCCAAAAAAGCATCGAACCCGCAcgggtttgcaacaattttttattttcccatcatcaaaagtaattttcaacaatggcacatagtcaaacaggtaagatttgatttgtttgattatttttctttgcattttaattaaaaaagcaacgggttttgagaaacatatttcttttgtttaggccatgggttttggccattttcaacaccaAAACCCGTGGAACAACAACA
This window harbors:
- the LOC131047847 gene encoding (R,S)-reticuline 7-O-methyltransferase; this encodes MASAISIRQPAQIYEQEAQHETLLSKLKLYEIMLGSAKPMALRAAVLLNIPDIIAQASGSLTLEEIAAHISASTESPPHIEYLFRLLRFLASHKIFSEIPHQEDFKQSRYGLTGLSRLLVKETSEGGVSMLNYVPFLLGATSNLPFQGWLHLHESVLEGGSAFDKAFGMSAWDYAANNPELNKTFNEGMSCDTRAVMASVVKVYEEGFKKITSLVDVAGGVGSALSIIVENYKHIRGINFDLPHVIATAPSIPGVEHVSGNMFEHIPSADTIFMKWILHDWDDDDCVRILKRCYEAIPNNGKVVIVDALVVETENDEDEQEKCLRDVGLALDMTMMLFTGGKERTKMEFKKIIMKAGFKSYTIFKLPFVQAIIEVSKY